One stretch of Nocardiopsis mwathae DNA includes these proteins:
- a CDS encoding acyclic terpene utilization AtuA family protein → MSVTPATPLRVGNASGFYGDRFSAVREMLEGGPLDVLTGDYLAELTMLILGRDRLKDPGRGYARTFLRQMEECLGLAADRGVTVVANAGGLNPAGLAGRLRELAARLGADVRVAHVEGDDLMPRTAELGLGDPLTANAYLGAWGIAEALNAGADIVVTGRVTDAALTAGPAAAHFGWARDDYDALAGAVVAGHIIECGAQATGGNYAFFTELAAAGHDLAHPGFPIAEVHADGSAVITKHEGTGGAVTTGTVTAQLVYEVAGARYPGPDVTARLDTVDLTQEGPDRVRVSGVRGEAPPPDLKVGLNSIGGFRNDMTLVLTGLDLDAKAELAERQIRAALRGREPERLEFHRASVVRGYPDRGGGPAELDAPVQDAAAVRLHVEAVDPDPGKVGRGFGAAVVELALASFPGFHATAPPADARPDGVRFTAVHRPAPAVPHTAVLPDGTHVGVPPPDRTRPLVPVPEPPPPEPWPPGPTRRAPLGRVAGARSGDKGSDANLGVWVRGDGEWRWLVHTLTVDELKRLLPETAPLTVTRHLLPRLRAVNFVIEGLLGGGAGSGARSDPQAKALGEWLRARCTDIPEAFLP, encoded by the coding sequence ATGAGCGTGACGCCCGCGACGCCGCTGCGCGTCGGGAATGCCTCCGGGTTCTACGGGGACCGCTTCTCCGCGGTGCGCGAGATGCTGGAGGGCGGTCCGCTGGACGTTCTCACCGGCGACTACCTGGCCGAACTCACCATGCTCATCCTCGGCCGCGACCGGCTGAAGGACCCCGGGCGCGGGTACGCGCGGACGTTCCTGCGGCAGATGGAGGAGTGCCTCGGTCTGGCCGCCGACCGGGGCGTGACCGTGGTGGCCAACGCCGGCGGGCTCAACCCTGCCGGGCTCGCCGGCCGGCTCCGGGAGCTGGCCGCGCGGCTGGGCGCCGATGTCCGCGTCGCCCACGTCGAGGGCGACGACCTGATGCCGCGCACCGCCGAACTCGGCCTCGGGGATCCGCTGACCGCCAACGCCTACCTCGGAGCCTGGGGCATCGCCGAGGCCCTGAACGCCGGGGCCGACATCGTCGTCACCGGCCGCGTCACCGACGCCGCCCTCACCGCCGGGCCCGCCGCCGCGCACTTCGGCTGGGCGCGCGACGACTACGACGCACTCGCCGGAGCGGTCGTCGCCGGCCACATCATCGAGTGCGGTGCCCAGGCCACCGGCGGCAACTACGCCTTCTTCACCGAGCTGGCCGCGGCCGGGCACGACCTGGCCCACCCCGGCTTCCCCATCGCCGAGGTCCACGCCGACGGCTCCGCCGTCATCACCAAGCACGAGGGCACCGGGGGAGCGGTCACCACCGGGACCGTCACCGCCCAGCTCGTCTACGAGGTCGCCGGGGCGCGCTATCCCGGCCCCGACGTCACCGCGCGGCTCGACACCGTCGACCTCACCCAGGAGGGTCCGGACCGGGTCCGGGTCTCCGGGGTGCGCGGCGAGGCCCCGCCGCCCGACCTCAAGGTCGGACTCAACTCCATCGGCGGGTTCCGCAACGACATGACGCTCGTGCTCACCGGCCTCGACCTCGACGCCAAGGCCGAGCTGGCCGAACGGCAGATCCGCGCCGCGCTGCGGGGCCGCGAACCCGAGCGTCTGGAGTTCCACCGCGCCTCCGTCGTCCGCGGGTACCCGGACCGCGGAGGCGGACCGGCGGAGCTCGACGCCCCGGTCCAGGACGCGGCCGCCGTCCGCCTGCACGTCGAGGCCGTCGACCCCGATCCGGGCAAGGTCGGGCGCGGCTTCGGCGCCGCCGTCGTCGAACTCGCGCTGGCGAGCTTCCCCGGCTTCCACGCGACCGCGCCGCCCGCCGACGCCCGCCCCGACGGGGTGCGCTTCACCGCCGTCCACCGCCCGGCCCCCGCCGTCCCGCACACCGCCGTCCTGCCCGACGGCACGCACGTCGGGGTGCCCCCGCCGGACCGCACCCGACCCCTGGTTCCCGTCCCCGAACCCCCGCCGCCCGAGCCGTGGCCGCCCGGACCCACCCGCCGCGCCCCCCTCGGCCGCGTCGCCGGGGCACGCAGCGGCGACAAGGGCTCCGACGCCAACCTCGGCGTCTGGGTACGCGGCGACGGCGAGTGGCGCTGGCTCGTCCACACCCTCACCGTCGACGAGCTGAAGCGGCTGCTGCCCGAGACCGCCCCGCTGACCGTCACCCGGCACCTGCTGCCGCGCCTGCGCGCCGTCAACTTCGTGATCGAGGGGCTGCTCGGCGGCGGCGCCGGGTCGGGTGCCCGGTCCGACCCGCAGGCCAAAGCCCTCGGCGAGTGGCTGCGCGCCCGCTGCACGGACATCCCGGAGGCGTTCCTGCCATGA
- a CDS encoding Lrp/AsnC family transcriptional regulator produces MADEERERTRRSRAARLPDATDETIISALARDARTGITEVAAMANVSRATAYNRIKRLTDDGVIRGYSVVTDHSKMGLGVTALILISGSQPDWRANREILSSYPEIEYCWYVVGSADIVLLVRVADTNRLRDLILTRLQALPGVTATQTLTVIDEVVHRPVVRPRE; encoded by the coding sequence ATGGCCGATGAGGAGCGTGAGCGTACGCGGCGCAGCAGGGCCGCCCGGCTCCCCGACGCCACCGATGAGACCATCATCAGCGCACTCGCGCGCGACGCCCGGACCGGCATCACCGAGGTGGCCGCGATGGCGAACGTGTCCCGGGCCACCGCCTACAACCGGATCAAGCGCCTGACCGACGACGGCGTGATCCGCGGCTACTCGGTCGTCACCGACCACTCCAAGATGGGCCTGGGCGTCACCGCCCTGATCCTGATCTCCGGCAGCCAGCCCGACTGGCGGGCCAACCGCGAGATCCTGTCGTCCTACCCGGAGATCGAGTACTGCTGGTACGTCGTGGGCTCGGCCGACATCGTCCTCCTCGTCCGCGTCGCCGACACCAACCGGCTCCGCGACCTGATCCTCACCCGCCTCCAGGCCCTGCCGGGCGTCACCGCCACCCAGACCCTCACCGTCATCGACGAGGTCGTGCACCGGCCCGTTGTGCGGCCTCGTGAATAG
- a CDS encoding thiamine pyrophosphate-dependent dehydrogenase E1 component subunit alpha, with protein MQTHASPPGDTPAAAVDDLPPEVSRAIYRDMLTARLLDTEAIALQRQGVFPAYVSLRGQEAAQVGSATALDRERDFAFPTYREMGVALTLGVDMVGYMASHRALWHGGLYDPVASRLSSFNAVVGGPVPHAVGWALGERLGDRTGCAIAYFGDGASSEGDIHEAMNFAGVFRTPVVFFCQNNRWALSVPNERQIAGGSVAARAAGYGMPGVTVDGNDVAAVHTATREALERARSGGGPTLIEALTYRVEPHSTSDDPTRYRDREEERAWRDLDPLPRLRARLEAGGHADAAFFTEAETAARAEAERIRDGVSTAPAPSGEDLFTHVYREPTEELARQQRVWREEVAEL; from the coding sequence ATGCAGACCCACGCGTCACCCCCCGGGGACACCCCCGCCGCGGCCGTCGACGACCTCCCACCCGAGGTGTCGCGCGCGATCTACCGCGACATGCTCACCGCCCGGCTGCTCGACACCGAGGCCATCGCCCTGCAGCGCCAGGGCGTCTTCCCGGCGTACGTGTCCCTGCGCGGCCAGGAGGCCGCCCAGGTCGGCAGCGCCACGGCGCTGGACCGCGAGCGCGACTTCGCCTTCCCCACCTACCGGGAGATGGGCGTCGCCCTCACCCTCGGCGTCGACATGGTCGGCTACATGGCCAGCCACCGCGCCCTGTGGCACGGCGGCCTGTACGACCCCGTCGCCTCCCGGCTGTCCTCCTTCAACGCCGTCGTCGGCGGCCCGGTCCCGCACGCCGTGGGCTGGGCACTCGGGGAGCGGCTGGGCGACAGGACGGGCTGCGCGATCGCCTACTTCGGCGACGGCGCCAGCTCCGAGGGCGACATCCACGAGGCGATGAACTTCGCCGGGGTGTTCAGGACGCCGGTCGTCTTCTTCTGCCAGAACAACCGCTGGGCGCTGTCGGTCCCCAACGAGCGCCAGATCGCCGGCGGGTCGGTGGCCGCCCGCGCCGCCGGGTACGGGATGCCCGGCGTCACCGTCGACGGCAACGACGTCGCCGCCGTCCACACCGCCACCCGCGAGGCCCTGGAGCGCGCCCGCTCCGGCGGGGGCCCCACCCTCATCGAGGCGCTGACCTACCGGGTCGAACCGCACTCCACCTCCGACGACCCCACCCGCTACCGCGACCGCGAGGAGGAGCGCGCCTGGCGCGACCTCGACCCGCTGCCCCGTCTGCGCGCACGGCTGGAGGCGGGCGGGCACGCCGACGCCGCCTTCTTCACGGAGGCCGAGACCGCGGCCCGCGCCGAGGCCGAGCGGATCCGCGACGGCGTGAGCACCGCACCGGCCCCCTCCGGCGAGGACCTGTTCACCCACGTCTACCGCGAGCCCACCGAGGAACTGGCACGCCAGCAGCGCGTCTGGCGCGAGGAGGTCGCCGAGCTGTGA
- a CDS encoding alpha-ketoacid dehydrogenase subunit beta, translating into MQQAINRALRRLLSEDPATLVFGEDVGRLGGVFRVTDGLQRDFGEKRVFDTPIAESGIIGLAVGLAMNGYRPIPEIQFDGFAYPAVDQIVNQMARMNYRSRGAAPMPITLRLPSFGGIQAPEHHGESLEALFAHVPGLKVVAPSDPADAYRTLLQAVRCDDPVIYMEPKARYWDRRPVVLPEPADGPDGAEAADGFDPIGTSRVVRPGRHATLVAWGAMVHRCLQVAELAAEDGVELEVLDLRWLKPIDADGLAASVARTTRAVVVHEAPLTAGLGAEVSALITERAFRDLAAPVQRVTGFDVPYPAGPLEPQYLPTIDRILLAVQRTLEF; encoded by the coding sequence ATGCAGCAGGCGATCAACCGCGCGCTGCGCCGCCTGCTGAGCGAGGACCCCGCCACCCTGGTGTTCGGTGAGGACGTGGGCCGCCTGGGCGGCGTCTTCCGGGTCACCGACGGCCTGCAGCGCGACTTCGGCGAGAAGCGGGTCTTCGACACCCCCATCGCCGAGTCCGGCATCATCGGGCTCGCCGTCGGCCTGGCCATGAACGGCTACCGGCCCATCCCCGAGATCCAGTTCGACGGGTTCGCCTACCCCGCCGTCGACCAGATCGTGAACCAGATGGCGCGGATGAACTACCGCTCCCGCGGCGCCGCGCCCATGCCGATCACCCTGCGGCTGCCGAGCTTCGGCGGCATCCAGGCGCCCGAGCACCACGGCGAGAGCCTGGAGGCCCTGTTCGCGCACGTGCCCGGGCTGAAGGTGGTCGCGCCGTCCGACCCGGCCGACGCCTACCGCACGCTGCTGCAGGCGGTGCGCTGCGACGACCCGGTGATCTACATGGAGCCCAAGGCCCGCTACTGGGACCGGCGCCCGGTGGTGCTGCCCGAGCCGGCCGACGGGCCGGACGGCGCCGAGGCCGCCGACGGCTTCGACCCGATCGGGACCAGCCGCGTGGTGCGCCCCGGACGGCACGCCACGCTGGTCGCCTGGGGCGCGATGGTGCACCGTTGCCTACAGGTGGCCGAACTGGCCGCCGAGGACGGCGTCGAGCTGGAGGTGCTGGACCTGCGCTGGCTCAAGCCCATCGACGCCGACGGCCTGGCCGCCTCGGTCGCGCGCACCACGCGGGCCGTGGTCGTGCACGAGGCCCCGCTCACCGCCGGCCTGGGCGCGGAGGTGTCCGCGCTCATCACCGAGCGGGCCTTCCGGGACCTGGCGGCGCCGGTGCAGCGGGTCACCGGCTTCGACGTGCCCTACCCGGCGGGTCCGCTGGAGCCGCAGTACCTGCCCACGATCGACCGCATCCTGCTCGCGGTGCAACGGACCCTGGAGTTCTGA
- a CDS encoding biotin/lipoyl-containing protein, which yields MAEQTFTLPDLGEGLVEATVLEWLVEPGQRVERNDPLVELETTKSAVEIPSPHSGVIARLHGAEGDVIQVGEPLVTFEVEQAAGIVGTVPAAEEKPARRVRLRPPS from the coding sequence ATGGCCGAACAGACGTTCACACTGCCCGACCTCGGCGAGGGGCTTGTCGAGGCCACCGTGCTGGAGTGGCTCGTGGAGCCCGGGCAGCGGGTCGAGCGCAACGATCCGCTGGTGGAGCTGGAGACCACCAAGTCGGCGGTGGAGATCCCCTCGCCGCACAGCGGCGTGATCGCGCGCCTGCACGGTGCGGAGGGCGACGTCATCCAGGTGGGCGAACCGCTGGTGACGTTCGAGGTGGAGCAGGCCGCCGGGATCGTCGGCACGGTCCCGGCCGCCGAGGAGAAGCCGGCGCGCCGCGTACGCCTGCGGCCGCCGTCCTGA
- a CDS encoding alpha/beta fold hydrolase: MYATLTGDVTLRYVNVDPGAGAGSGDRPPVLLVHGFGSSYEMNWERTGWPTALTGAGLRFIGPDLRGHGGSDKPHDPDAYLPEVFAADMERLLDTLGLPRVDIVSYSMGSRLAWEFALTRPERVRRAVLGGFGPRNAFEGTDLDSLETDTSRFGDVFRTVAALPGTDAAALAACVRGQAARPFTPDPAPAGPALLFVAGENDVMAEGVEDLAGRSGAAGVVRVPRRDHANAVSARAFKTAAVEFLIREAAAGPTA; encoded by the coding sequence ATGTATGCGACTCTCACCGGTGACGTTACTCTGCGTTATGTCAATGTCGATCCGGGTGCCGGCGCCGGATCCGGCGACCGCCCGCCGGTGCTGCTGGTGCACGGGTTCGGGTCGAGCTACGAGATGAACTGGGAGCGCACCGGGTGGCCGACGGCACTCACCGGCGCAGGACTCCGGTTCATCGGCCCCGACCTGCGCGGACACGGCGGCAGCGACAAGCCGCACGATCCGGACGCCTACCTGCCCGAGGTGTTCGCCGCCGACATGGAGCGGTTGCTGGACACGCTCGGCCTGCCCCGGGTGGACATCGTCTCCTACTCGATGGGGTCCCGCCTGGCCTGGGAGTTCGCCCTCACCCGCCCGGAGCGGGTGCGGCGCGCGGTGCTCGGCGGGTTCGGCCCGCGCAACGCCTTCGAGGGCACCGACCTCGACTCCCTGGAGACCGATACCAGCCGCTTCGGCGACGTGTTCCGCACGGTCGCGGCCCTCCCCGGGACCGACGCCGCCGCACTGGCGGCCTGCGTCCGCGGCCAGGCCGCCCGCCCGTTCACCCCCGACCCCGCACCCGCCGGACCCGCGCTGCTGTTCGTGGCCGGGGAGAACGACGTCATGGCCGAGGGGGTCGAGGACCTGGCCGGGCGTTCCGGCGCCGCCGGGGTGGTCCGGGTACCCCGGCGCGACCACGCCAATGCCGTGTCGGCCAGGGCGTTCAAGACCGCGGCGGTGGAGTTCCTCATCCGGGAGGCCGCGGCCGGCCCGACCGCCTGA
- a CDS encoding BMP family ABC transporter substrate-binding protein, with protein MRRSFAAKGAAVAAAATLGLAMTACENAGDGNGGDTADGDTDLRIGLAYDIGGKGDKSFNDSAFRGLERVKDDLGIENVRDFEPKDGEADSDKEERLKLMATEGYDVIIAVGFAYEEPLKKVAPEFPDVDFAIIDSRIEEDGLDNITSLVFAEEQASFLAGAAAALKSEDDHIGFVGGMELPLIKKFEAGYVAGAKEINDDIDIDISYLSQPPDDSGFNDPARGESTAKGQFDKGADVIFHAAGASGTGVLKSAAAEEKLFIGVDSDQYESAPDDQKPYVVTSALKQVDHAVFEYVKAIVDGDPQSGVQEFDLSDGGVDYTTSNAEQIDDIKDRLDELKQKIIDGEIEVPTTP; from the coding sequence GTGAGACGAAGCTTCGCCGCCAAGGGTGCGGCCGTCGCGGCCGCCGCAACGCTGGGCCTGGCCATGACGGCATGCGAGAACGCGGGAGACGGTAACGGCGGCGACACCGCGGACGGCGACACCGATCTGCGCATCGGACTCGCCTACGACATCGGCGGCAAGGGTGACAAGTCGTTCAACGACTCCGCCTTCCGCGGGCTGGAGCGTGTCAAGGACGATCTCGGTATCGAGAACGTCAGGGACTTCGAGCCCAAGGACGGCGAGGCCGACTCCGACAAGGAGGAGCGGCTCAAGCTCATGGCGACCGAGGGCTATGACGTCATCATCGCCGTCGGCTTCGCCTACGAGGAGCCGCTGAAGAAGGTCGCGCCGGAGTTCCCGGATGTCGACTTCGCCATCATCGACTCCCGCATCGAGGAGGACGGCCTCGACAACATCACCAGCCTGGTGTTCGCCGAGGAGCAGGCCTCCTTCCTGGCCGGAGCGGCCGCCGCGCTGAAGAGCGAGGACGACCACATCGGCTTCGTCGGTGGTATGGAACTTCCCCTGATCAAGAAGTTCGAAGCCGGCTATGTGGCGGGGGCCAAGGAGATCAACGACGACATCGATATCGACATCTCCTACCTCAGCCAGCCGCCGGACGACTCCGGCTTCAACGACCCCGCACGCGGCGAGTCCACCGCCAAGGGGCAGTTCGACAAGGGAGCCGACGTCATCTTCCACGCGGCCGGCGCCTCCGGCACGGGTGTACTCAAGTCCGCCGCAGCAGAGGAGAAGCTCTTCATCGGCGTCGACAGCGACCAGTACGAAAGCGCTCCCGACGACCAGAAGCCCTACGTCGTGACGTCGGCGCTCAAGCAGGTCGACCACGCCGTGTTCGAGTACGTCAAGGCCATCGTCGACGGCGACCCGCAGTCGGGCGTCCAGGAGTTCGACCTCTCCGACGGCGGCGTGGACTACACGACCTCCAACGCCGAGCAGATCGACGACATCAAGGACCGGCTCGACGAGCTGAAGCAGAAGATCATCGACGGCGAGATCGAGGTCCCGACGACGCCGTAG